Genomic segment of Saccopteryx bilineata isolate mSacBil1 chromosome 9, mSacBil1_pri_phased_curated, whole genome shotgun sequence:
AAAAGATTTTGATGGCCTCCTCTACCTGCACCAGCTTCCGGTCCAGCTCAGCACGGTGGCCCTGGGCCCTCAATGAGTCTGCCCCAGCAGGCAGCAGTACCAGCTCACGCAGCAGCTGACTCTGGCCTACAGGGGGGCCCAGAAACAGTTAGTGTTGGGCTGAGGTGAGTGGTCCCTAGTGGGTTCCCCATTCAGTCCCTCTTGCCCACATACTCACTCTGGAGCAGATTACTCAGCGTCTCCAGCCGCTGGTTCTCAGGCATGCGAGTGTGGCCAGGGGGCATGGCAGGGTCTGGCTGGCTAAGTTGGCGGGCCTCAGCCTCCCGTCGCCACAGATCCCTGCGTTCCAATAAGCTGTGGATGCACAGGCTCAGGGTTGATGATGCTAGGGCAGATGTTGGCTCCCACCTGCCACAGGCAGCCCTCACCCTGATTGTTGGGCAATGGGACCTACTAATGGGGCACATGGCCCTTCTGTGTGGCATTGTAGTGCTCCTGGGCTTGCCGCTGCTGTTCCAGCACCTGTGCCAGGACCTGCAGTGAGCGAGAATGCCGCCGAGGGGCCCTCTTGGCAGTGCAGGCATTGTGCCTAATGAAGTCCACACCTAGGCCTGGCCCCTGCAGGACATGGCAAGTATGGTGGGCAGACAGCACTGTGTTATGTTCCTGAAACCCCCAAGATCCCTGCCCCACCTCCTAGCCCACACATACTCTCACCTTGGCATTGGGATCTGGTGGAGTTAGCTGGGGACTGGGGACACGGGGTGGTGGGAGCCCAGGGCCACAGCGAGAGTGAGCCCGTAGGAAGTGTGCAGGCTCTGTCCCAGAGGCAGGGCTAGgctcctggagggcagggcaTAGAAGAAGGATCAGGCTGTGGTAAAGGTCTCAAGACCAAGCCTCTATCCCAAGCCCTATGGGCCTCCTCCCTCTTGATAAAGCACTTCCTCTCATCAGCATTTAAATGTGTCTCTCTCACATCATTAACAACAGACCACCTCTCCTACCTCAGTCATGGCTCCAGCAATCATTCTCTTTTCATTCCTGCCTAGCCAAGATTCCTGGATCTGTCCCCAGCAAGGTCACTGACAGCTGGCCTCCAAACCCTCAAATCCAGGGTCACTTCTCTGGTCTCATGTCCTGAGCCTGATCCTCACAGACTCTTCGGTCTCACTCCAGAGATCCAGACCTGACTCTCCATCTGCTTCCTGGACACACTCCCACCCTCTGGAGTCCCACAAATTCTTCAGCTTCAACACATCCACACATGACCTTATATCTTTTCTCTCAATCCTGCTCTCCCTTCTAAGACCCCCTGATAGAGAAATGGTGCCACCATCTACCTAAGACAGAATCCCAAAACCATAcctctgtctctgcccttcccactGCCCTTAGAAATAAAGATTGAAAAGTGGGTTATGTGGCCCTTTATGATAGAGGTCCAGCTGACTTCTTAGCCAAACCTCATGCTGCTATGCCCTCACAGTAAACTGTACACAGCATCCCCACTGCCCACACTCCCTCTGATCTTAGGACTTCTATCTGTAAGATTTCATTTCTATAGAATGTTCTCTTCCATTCTCCCCTTGCCTAATTCCTATCTGCCCCTCAGGATCACCCAGCCATCAGCACTTCTGAGAATCTTCTGCAGCAGAACCAGCTCTTTCTTAGTCTTCTGTTACCTTACTCCCCTGTGATTTTCCTCCCTCCTCATAACTCAGTTCAGGGTATAATTGCCTCTTGGCCAATAAGATGGACAATACTTCTGACTCTCTGAGGCAGGTACCTGCAGCTGGGCCTTGACCCGAGACTCCACATTGTCATACTTAGGGGAGCGCCACAGAGCCTTCAGGGGCCTGGACTGGCCCTGTTCCCGGCTGCGCTCCTGCTCGCGGAAGCGCCTCTGGATTTCCTTGATCCTCCTCAGGTTCTCCTTCTCATGGTCTTTAGGGTCCTTCCCTGGGAAAATGATGTTGCCAGGCTCTGCCCTACATACAGCTCATGAAATCCAACTCATACCAATTCACACACAGGTCTGACCTCTCCATCTAAGTTAGATCCTGTACAGATTCTCTACCTCACCATCTAGTTTCCTTTCTGATAtggtaattatctttttttatccctgattttttctacatttttattgtGAAGCATTCAGTCtctgggttatgaacaagataggttctgtaggtttgaaaatgtttaagtatttaaatacacagaaaggtaaaacTAAATacattaagacaaacatctaagttgcatttgataggtaaatgtacctgttccaatttacatataaattcaacttaagaacaaacctgcagaacctatctcgtttgtaacccagggactgcctgtagcATTAGTTACCTTGTATATAACAGTCATTTCACTTGTTTATTGACTCAATAATAGCCCATGCTTGTCTTCAACCTTGTTTTCATAGTACCTGCTAGGCCTGTCACACAGTAGGcactaaacaacaaacatttcatTGATGTGTGAATTCATGAAACTGAGCTAGGGTTTCCTGGGACTATGGCATTCAGTCCTCTTCTGCTAGAAGGTAGGGCATTTTCCCTCCTTTATAGTTGGGGAAACTGACAAAGAGGCAAAGCCTGAACCCAGATCAGGGCGGGAGGAGCAGTGGTTTTTCATCTCAGCTTTTGACTTCAGATTTACCTCGCTGCCCCTTCTGCCCAGAACTTACTCTTGGGAGAGGCCCCTGGGCCTAGGGAGATACTCCCAAGTTGCAGCAGCATGCCTCCCACGCCACACCGGCCACGCTCCAGGATCTCTCTGGCTCCGGGACGGATGCGGGGGCCGCGGGGAGGGGTGGCGCTTGGGTCTGGGTCCGAGGTCAGCAGGTCCAGCTTCAGTGCGTTTCCCTCAAGGCGCCCTTGGGCTGAGGGGTCGAATGGAGCAGAGTGCAGGGTTCAGTGGTGGAGGGGAAC
This window contains:
- the ENKD1 gene encoding enkurin domain-containing protein 1 isoform X2, which produces MCEGPSRISGPIPPDPTLCPDYYQRPASAQGRLEGNALKLDLLTSDPDPSATPPRGPRIRPGAREILERGRCGVGGMLLQLGSISLGPGASPKRKDPKDHEKENLRRIKEIQRRFREQERSREQGQSRPLKALWRSPKYDNVESRVKAQLQEPSPASGTEPAHFLRAHSRCGPGLPPPRVPSPQLTPPDPNAKGPGLGVDFIRHNACTAKRAPRRHSRSLQVLAQVLEQQRQAQEHYNATQKGHVPHYLLERRDLWRREAEARQLSQPDPAMPPGHTRMPENQRLETLSNLLQSQSQLLRELVLLPAGADSLRAQGHRAELDRKLVQVEEAIKIFSRPKVFVKMDA
- the ENKD1 gene encoding enkurin domain-containing protein 1 isoform X1, producing MCEGPSRISGPIPPDPTLCPDYYQRPASAQGRLEGNALKLDLLTSDPDPSATPPRGPRIRPGAREILERGRCGVGGMLLQLGSISLGPGASPKRKDPKDHEKENLRRIKEIQRRFREQERSREQGQSRPLKALWRSPKYDNVESRVKAQLQEPSPASGTEPAHFLRAHSRCGPGLPPPRVPSPQLTPPDPNAKGPGLGVDFIRHNACTAKRAPRRHSRSLQVLAQVLEQQRQAQEHYNATQKGHVPHYLCIHSLLERRDLWRREAEARQLSQPDPAMPPGHTRMPENQRLETLSNLLQSQSQLLRELVLLPAGADSLRAQGHRAELDRKLVQVEEAIKIFSRPKVFVKMDA